From a region of the Candidatus Methylomirabilota bacterium genome:
- the uvrA gene encoding excinuclease ABC subunit A codes for MASDKILIRGAREHNLQSIDLEIPRDKLVVITGVSGSGKSSLAFDTIYAEGQRRYVESLSTYARQFLEQMDKPDVDLIEGLSPAISIEQKTTSKNPRSTVATVTEIYDYLRLLFARVGKPHCYTCGKPITSQTVQQIVDQVLALPDGSKFQVLAPVVRGRKGEYRQVFADLRRQGFVRVRVDGKLRELEETIELDKNKKHTIEVVVDRLILKTDIRKRLADSLETALKLSEGIVVVNLLEPVKDLVFSERLACIDCGVSYPEVSPRIFSFNNPHGACPTCDGLGTKLDGRMDDLPGILEPWHGGPNIHYLDRRYKETSSTKVREEIENYVKRLASVRPCPTCHGARLRRESLAIKIDGKSIAEVTRYSVKAALHFFQKLELGEKDREIARRILKELRERLTFLVNVGLDYLTLDRTAATLAGGEAQRIRLATQIGSSLVGVLYILDEPSIGLHQRDNVRLLNTLKRLRDLGNTVLVVEHDEDTIRAADYVIDLGPGAGISGGRVVACGTPRDIVRDKGSLTGQYLSGRLTIPVPAIRRRGNGLVLTIVGAREHNLKNIEVEIPLGVFTCVTGVSGSGKSTLVNEILRRALDHQLYGSRERPGAHDKILGAEHIDKVIDIDQSPIGRTPRSNPATYTGVFSFIRELYALVPEARMRGYKPGRFSFNVKGGRCEACQGDGLIQIEMHFLPDVHVTCDVCKGARYNRETLEITYKGKSISEVLDMSVEEALRFFEPVPKIKEKLQTLFDVGLGYIKLGQSATTLSGGEAQRVKLSRELSKRGTGRTIYILDEPTTGLHFHDISQLLEVLHRLTDVGNTVLVIEHNLEVIKTADWIIDLGPEGGDDGGQVVVAGRPDEVAAHPTSYTGQFLSRML; via the coding sequence ATGGCAAGCGATAAGATTCTGATTCGGGGTGCGCGAGAGCACAATCTGCAGTCGATCGATCTGGAGATCCCGCGGGATAAGCTGGTGGTCATTACCGGTGTCTCCGGCTCCGGGAAGTCGTCGTTGGCCTTCGACACCATCTATGCCGAGGGGCAGCGGCGCTATGTCGAGTCGCTGTCCACCTACGCCCGGCAGTTCCTGGAACAGATGGACAAGCCGGACGTGGACCTGATCGAGGGGCTGTCGCCGGCGATCTCCATCGAGCAGAAGACCACCAGCAAAAACCCCCGGTCGACCGTCGCGACGGTGACGGAGATCTACGACTACCTGCGTCTGCTGTTTGCCCGGGTCGGGAAGCCGCACTGCTACACCTGCGGCAAGCCGATCACCTCCCAGACGGTCCAGCAGATCGTGGACCAGGTCCTGGCGCTGCCGGATGGGAGCAAGTTTCAGGTCCTGGCGCCGGTCGTCCGGGGGCGGAAGGGGGAGTACCGCCAGGTCTTCGCCGACCTGCGCCGACAGGGGTTCGTTCGCGTCCGCGTCGACGGCAAGCTTCGAGAGCTTGAGGAGACGATCGAGTTGGACAAGAACAAGAAACACACCATCGAGGTGGTGGTGGATCGGCTGATCCTGAAGACCGATATCCGAAAACGACTGGCCGATTCACTTGAGACCGCGCTGAAGCTCAGCGAGGGGATTGTGGTCGTCAACCTCCTCGAACCGGTGAAGGATCTGGTCTTCTCCGAGCGGCTGGCCTGCATCGACTGCGGCGTCAGCTATCCGGAGGTCAGCCCTCGCATCTTCTCGTTCAACAATCCGCACGGTGCCTGCCCCACCTGCGACGGTCTGGGCACCAAGCTGGACGGGCGGATGGACGATCTGCCCGGTATCCTGGAACCATGGCACGGCGGCCCGAACATCCACTATCTCGACCGCCGCTACAAGGAGACCTCGTCCACCAAGGTGCGGGAGGAGATCGAGAACTATGTCAAGCGGCTGGCCAGCGTCCGCCCGTGTCCGACGTGCCATGGGGCGCGCCTGCGGCGGGAGTCGCTGGCCATCAAGATCGACGGCAAGTCGATTGCGGAGGTGACCCGCTATTCGGTCAAGGCGGCGCTTCACTTTTTCCAGAAACTCGAACTCGGCGAGAAGGACCGCGAGATCGCCCGCCGCATCCTCAAGGAGCTGCGCGAGCGCCTGACCTTCCTCGTAAACGTCGGCCTTGACTATCTGACCCTCGACCGGACCGCCGCGACGCTGGCCGGCGGCGAGGCGCAGCGGATTCGTCTCGCGACACAGATCGGCAGCTCGCTGGTCGGTGTCCTGTACATCCTGGACGAGCCCAGCATCGGCCTGCATCAACGGGACAATGTCCGCCTGCTGAATACGCTGAAGCGGCTGCGCGATCTGGGCAACACGGTCCTGGTTGTCGAGCACGACGAGGACACCATCCGCGCCGCCGACTACGTCATCGACCTGGGGCCGGGGGCGGGGATCTCCGGCGGGCGGGTGGTGGCGTGCGGGACCCCCCGCGATATCGTCCGGGACAAGGGTTCGCTGACCGGTCAGTACCTGTCGGGACGACTGACCATCCCTGTACCCGCCATTCGACGGCGGGGGAACGGGCTGGTCCTCACCATCGTCGGGGCGCGCGAACACAACCTCAAGAACATCGAGGTGGAGATCCCGCTGGGGGTATTCACCTGTGTGACCGGCGTCTCCGGTTCCGGCAAGAGCACCCTGGTGAACGAGATCCTGCGGCGGGCGCTGGACCACCAGCTCTACGGCTCGCGGGAGCGACCGGGGGCGCACGATAAGATCCTGGGCGCCGAACACATCGACAAGGTGATCGATATCGATCAGTCGCCCATTGGCCGCACCCCGCGCAGCAACCCGGCCACCTATACCGGCGTCTTCAGCTTCATCAGGGAGCTGTACGCGCTGGTGCCGGAGGCGCGTATGCGCGGCTACAAACCGGGCCGCTTCAGCTTTAATGTCAAGGGCGGCCGCTGCGAGGCCTGCCAGGGCGACGGGCTGATCCAGATCGAGATGCACTTCCTGCCCGACGTCCATGTGACCTGCGATGTCTGCAAGGGGGCGCGATACAACCGGGAGACGCTGGAGATCACCTATAAGGGGAAGAGTATTTCGGAGGTCTTGGATATGTCGGTGGAGGAGGCGCTCCGCTTCTTCGAGCCCGTCCCCAAGATCAAGGAGAAACTGCAGACCCTGTTCGACGTGGGCCTGGGCTACATCAAGCTGGGCCAGTCGGCCACGACGCTGTCGGGCGGCGAGGCGCAGCGGGTCAAGCTGTCGCGGGAACTGAGCAAACGGGGGACCGGCCGGACCATCTATATCCTGGATGAGCCGACCACCGGGCTGCACTTCCACGACATCAGCCAGCTCTTGGAGGTCCTGCACCGCCTGACCGATGTCGGCAATACCGTCCTGGTGATCGAGCACAATCTGGAGGTGATCAAGACGGCCGACTGGATCATCGACCTTGGGCCGGAGGGAGGCGACGACGGCGGACAGGTCGTCGTGGCGGGACGGCCGGACGAGGTGGCGGCCCATCCGACCTCGTACACCGGCCAGTTCCTCAGCCGGATGCTGTAA
- a CDS encoding phosphatase, with translation MGIYAAIDIGTNTLRLLVANATASDRFTVLHEEQEIVRLGEGLLPSRVLQEAAMRRSVAVLGRFAETARRFRPARIAAVATSAVREARNREAFVAAVLRESGLSVRVIDGNEEARLTLVGVQQGLGLGSSRVLVMDIGGGSTEFIVAAGEAIEAMVSTGLGVVKLTEAHLHHDPPTAGQLEAVERAIAQRVGRLRAELPDLAGTTLIGTAGTPTTLAAIDLGLPVYSAPRVNGHRLSRDRTRSLLQELASIPLTTRRETPSLEPGRADVIIAGTALLVTAMALLAYDECTVSDSGLREGILLDLLRQ, from the coding sequence ATGGGGATCTACGCAGCCATCGATATCGGGACGAATACGCTGCGCCTGCTTGTGGCCAACGCGACGGCCTCTGATCGCTTTACCGTTCTGCATGAGGAGCAGGAGATCGTGCGCCTCGGCGAGGGGTTGCTGCCGAGCCGGGTGCTCCAGGAGGCGGCGATGCGGCGCAGCGTGGCGGTCCTCGGACGGTTCGCCGAGACGGCTCGGCGTTTCAGGCCCGCGCGTATCGCGGCGGTCGCCACCAGCGCCGTACGGGAGGCGCGCAATCGCGAGGCGTTCGTGGCGGCGGTGCTTCGAGAAAGCGGGCTCAGTGTCCGGGTGATCGACGGCAACGAGGAGGCGCGCCTCACCCTTGTGGGCGTTCAGCAGGGGCTCGGTCTGGGGTCGAGCCGGGTCCTGGTCATGGACATCGGCGGGGGGAGCACCGAGTTCATCGTCGCTGCGGGGGAGGCGATTGAGGCGATGGTGAGCACCGGCCTGGGCGTGGTCAAGCTGACCGAGGCGCATCTGCATCACGATCCCCCGACCGCCGGTCAACTGGAGGCGGTTGAGCGGGCAATCGCCCAACGGGTCGGGCGGTTGCGCGCTGAGCTGCCTGATCTCGCCGGGACGACGCTCATCGGTACCGCCGGGACGCCGACCACGCTGGCCGCGATCGATTTGGGGCTGCCCGTCTACAGCGCGCCCCGGGTGAACGGTCATCGGTTGTCGAGGGACCGAACACGGTCTCTGCTGCAGGAGTTGGCGAGCATACCGCTGACGACGCGGCGCGAGACCCCGTCTCTGGAACCCGGCCGGGCCGACGTCATTATCGCCGGCACTGCGCTTCTCGTCACCGCGATGGCCCTGCTGGCCTACGACGAGTGCACGGTCAGCGACAGCGGCCTGCGTGAAGGGATCCTCCTCGACCTCCTTAGGCAGTAG
- a CDS encoding HNH endonuclease translates to MDTDKVLVLNNSFEPLHVCTARRAVILLYTGKAERIEDGPRVIHSPSIVIIIPTVIRLHRYVKRPIIPAVSFNKKNILKRDAYTCQYCGQNGGERMTIDHVIPRSRGGRTVWENVVSACRACNLKKGSKPLHEVSMSLLRRPVKPVSIVYLGLMFYSPHGVGSWSKYLPRNVGGDLSGSLS, encoded by the coding sequence ATGGACACCGACAAAGTATTGGTACTGAATAACTCCTTCGAACCCCTCCACGTCTGCACCGCGCGAAGAGCCGTCATTCTGCTGTACACCGGGAAGGCCGAACGGATCGAGGACGGTCCACGCGTCATTCACTCTCCCTCGATCGTCATTATCATCCCGACCGTCATCCGCCTCCATCGCTATGTCAAGCGCCCCATCATCCCCGCGGTCTCCTTCAACAAGAAGAATATCCTGAAACGGGACGCCTATACCTGCCAGTACTGCGGACAAAACGGGGGCGAACGGATGACCATCGATCATGTGATCCCCCGGTCGCGGGGCGGTCGGACCGTCTGGGAGAACGTTGTCAGTGCCTGCCGCGCCTGCAATCTGAAGAAGGGGAGCAAGCCCCTGCACGAGGTCAGTATGAGCCTGCTCCGTAGGCCGGTTAAGCCGGTCTCGATCGTGTATCTCGGCCTCATGTTCTATTCCCCGCACGGGGTCGGGTCCTGGAGCAAATACCTCCCCCGCAACGTAGGAGGGGACCTGTCGGGCTCCCTGTCCTGA